One Nitrospirota bacterium genomic region harbors:
- a CDS encoding DNA translocase FtsK — protein MKNRNLNRDNKKKTSEKKNWVEEIKGIIYLAFSLLLFVSLVSYSPDDPSLNSVSTSTDIINMTGIMGAYISDLFFSFFGGASYIFPIAILINGWRKLRGGEATYSKVRYIGFFMLLLSLPAFLHINFNRISLSVKGSIPAGGLVGDIISSLLVGCCATFGTYVITFTTVVIAAVMATGLSPVRVFRTAFNGAGFPLSKIREIFSRRSQGKAESINDETESFEDITPNEEPEELINEIPKQDYTDRPRIVEKNPLLNDKITLLQEQFEFINSSSDKNYKLPSISLLNDPPQSAGRVNKEDLILNSNKLEAKFLDLGVQGQIVEVHPGPVITMYEFEPAPGVKLSKIVNLSDDLALAMKCGSVRIVAPLHGRSTVGIEIPNHVREDVYLKEILASEPFRTANSKLTMALGKDISGSPVAADLTKMPHLLVAGTTGSGKSVALNSMISSLLFISTPADLKMVMIDPKILELSIFEGIPHLLTPVITQPKEAAWVLQKLVEEMQRRYRLLADRGVRNIGSYNKAVDGEGTLPYIVVIIDELADLMMTAQREVEDSIARLAQMARAAGIHLIVATQRPSVDVLTGIIKANFPTRMSFKVSSKTDSRTILDANGAEALLDKGDMLFLPPGTSKIARIHGSYISDTELNTLVDYLKTQGSPDYSYKFEEYPDESVSDAEKDEFYQQAIDLVLSSGQASISLIQRRLRIGFNRAARLVEMMEEDGFVGPATGGKPREVLRRKDV, from the coding sequence ATGAAAAATCGCAATTTAAACAGAGATAACAAAAAAAAAACCTCTGAGAAAAAGAACTGGGTTGAAGAGATAAAGGGGATTATTTATCTTGCCTTTTCCCTCCTACTGTTTGTAAGCCTTGTCTCTTATAGTCCTGATGACCCGTCTCTTAATTCCGTATCCACAAGCACTGACATTATAAATATGACAGGCATCATGGGTGCATACATTTCGGATTTATTCTTTTCTTTCTTTGGAGGGGCATCCTACATATTTCCCATTGCAATATTGATAAACGGGTGGAGAAAATTACGAGGCGGGGAAGCGACATATAGTAAGGTGCGTTATATCGGCTTTTTCATGCTTCTACTCTCATTACCGGCTTTTCTTCATATAAATTTCAACCGTATCTCCTTATCAGTAAAAGGAAGCATCCCGGCAGGCGGGTTGGTCGGTGACATTATATCATCACTTCTTGTCGGCTGTTGTGCAACCTTCGGCACTTATGTAATAACCTTCACAACAGTGGTAATTGCCGCTGTAATGGCAACCGGTTTATCACCTGTAAGGGTTTTCCGTACTGCATTTAATGGAGCGGGATTTCCCCTGTCTAAGATTCGTGAAATATTTTCCAGAAGGTCACAGGGAAAGGCGGAATCAATTAATGATGAAACTGAATCCTTTGAGGACATTACTCCAAATGAAGAACCGGAGGAACTAATCAATGAAATTCCTAAACAGGATTATACAGACAGGCCCAGAATAGTTGAAAAGAACCCTTTACTAAACGACAAGATAACATTGTTACAGGAACAGTTTGAATTCATAAACAGTTCTTCAGACAAAAACTACAAGCTTCCATCTATTTCGCTTCTTAATGACCCGCCCCAATCAGCAGGCAGGGTTAATAAAGAAGACCTTATTTTGAATTCCAACAAACTTGAAGCCAAGTTCCTTGATTTGGGTGTACAGGGTCAGATAGTTGAGGTTCATCCGGGTCCGGTTATAACAATGTATGAGTTTGAACCTGCACCAGGGGTAAAACTCTCAAAGATAGTAAACCTGTCTGATGACCTTGCCCTTGCAATGAAATGCGGAAGCGTAAGAATCGTCGCGCCCCTGCACGGGAGATCAACCGTCGGTATAGAAATACCAAACCATGTAAGAGAAGACGTGTATCTTAAAGAGATACTCGCATCTGAACCATTCAGGACAGCAAATTCAAAACTGACTATGGCACTTGGAAAAGACATCTCCGGGAGTCCGGTTGCTGCTGACCTTACAAAAATGCCTCATCTTCTGGTTGCGGGTACTACCGGTTCAGGCAAGAGCGTTGCCCTTAACAGCATGATCTCAAGCCTCCTGTTTATATCCACCCCTGCCGACCTGAAGATGGTAATGATAGACCCGAAGATTTTAGAGCTTTCTATATTTGAAGGCATCCCGCATCTGCTTACACCTGTCATCACACAGCCAAAAGAGGCGGCGTGGGTATTACAGAAACTTGTTGAGGAGATGCAGAGAAGATACCGTTTACTTGCTGATAGGGGGGTAAGGAATATTGGAAGTTACAATAAGGCAGTAGATGGCGAAGGTACACTTCCCTATATTGTTGTGATAATTGATGAGCTTGCAGACCTGATGATGACTGCCCAGCGTGAGGTTGAGGATTCCATTGCAAGGCTTGCCCAGATGGCAAGGGCAGCGGGCATTCACCTTATTGTGGCAACACAGCGTCCCTCAGTTGACGTGCTGACAGGGATTATAAAGGCAAATTTTCCAACACGCATGTCATTTAAGGTCTCATCAAAAACAGACTCCCGCACCATTCTTGATGCAAACGGGGCAGAGGCACTTTTGGACAAAGGAGATATGCTGTTCCTGCCCCCTGGAACATCCAAGATTGCAAGGATACACGGCTCATATATATCAGACACAGAGTTAAATACACTGGTTGATTATCTCAAGACCCAGGGAAGCCCTGATTATAGTTACAAGTTTGAGGAATATCCTGATGAGTCAGTTAGTGATGCTGAAAAAGATGAGTTCTATCAGCAGGCGATTGACCTTGTACTCTCTTCCGGTCAGGCCTCGATATCACTTATACAAAGAAGACTCCGCATCGGATTCAACCGTGCGGCACGACTTGTAGAGATGATGGAAGAGGACGGCTTTGTAGGGCCTGCAACAGGCGGGAAACCGAGGGAAGTGTTGAGGAGAAAGGATGTTTGA